One Aegilops tauschii subsp. strangulata cultivar AL8/78 chromosome 7, Aet v6.0, whole genome shotgun sequence genomic window carries:
- the LOC109748553 gene encoding uncharacterized protein, giving the protein MAASSSLPVIVPALLFLLAAAFAPATAAAAASPSKRPAHQPPLFPVGLAPLHQKQSSGRYAAAAVTASAAAATDNSTANPFTAHYFLQELDHFTFTPNSSHLFSQKYLLNDTFWRRKPTAGPLFVYTGNEGEIEWFATNTGFMFDIAPEFGALLVFIEHRFYGESMPFGDGPYSSADTLGYLTSTQALADFAVLITSLKQNLSAVDAPVIVFGGSYGGMLASWFRLKYPHVAMGAVASSAPILQFDDITPWSSFYDAVSQDFKSESLNCFRVIKAVWDVLDDRGSNHTGLLELSKTFRACKTVQSADSLSNWLWNAFTYTAMVDYPTPANFMMNLPAYPVKEMCKIIDSFPVGADVIDKAFAAASLYYNYSGDQKCFEMEGGDDPHGLDGWGWQACTEMVMPMIVSNESMFPPFSFSYENNSEGCLAYYGVRPRIHWITTEYGGHKIDKVLKRFGSNIIFSNGMRDPWSRGGVLKNISSSIIALVTENGAHHLDFRSATKDDPEWVVEQRRQEVEIIHGWIDQYNKDIAQM; this is encoded by the exons ATGGCAGCCTCTTCGTCGCTCCCTGTGATCGTCCCGGCGCTGCTCTTCCTCCTCGCGGCGGCGTTCGCgccagcaacagcagcagcagcagcgagcCCCTCCAAGCGCCCCGCCCATCAGCCTCCTCTTTTCCCCGTGGGACTCGCTCCCCTGCATCAGAAGCAGTCGAGCGGCAGGTACGCCGCTGCCGCCGTCACGGCCTCAGCCGCAGCGGCGACGGACAACAGCACGGCGAACCCGTTCACGGCGCACTACTTCCTGCAGGAGCTGGACCACTTCACCTTCACGCCCAACTCCTCCCACCTCTTCTCCCAGAAGTACCTCCTCAACGACACTTTCTGGCGGCGGAAACCCACCGCCGGGCCGCTGTTCGTGTACACCGGCAACGAGGGCGAGATCGAGTGGTTCGCCACCAACACCGGCTTCATGTTCGACATCGCGCCCGAGTTCGGTGCCCTCCTCGTCTTCATCGAG CATCGGTTCTACGGGGAGTCGATGCCGTTCGGGGACGGCCCATACAGCTCGGCCGACACGCTGGGCTACCTGACGTCCACGCAGGCGCTGGCCGACTTCGCCGTCCTCATCACCAGCCTCAAGCAGAACCTCTCCGCCGTCGACGCACCGGTGATCGTCTTCGGCGGCTCCTACGGGGGCA TGCTGGCTTCATGGTTCAGGCTCAAATATCCCCATGTCGCCATGGGAGCAGTGGCATCCTCTGCACCGATCCTGCAGTTCGATGACATCACCCCGTGGTCTAGCTTCTACGACGCCGTCTCGCAGGACTTCAAG TCTGAGAGCCTGAATTGCTTCCGTGTCATCAAGGCGGTCTGGGATGTGCTAGATGATCGGGGATCCAACCACACAGGCCTCTTGGAGCTCAGCAAAACCTTCAGGGCTTGCAA GACCGTGCAGTCCGCTGATTCGCTGAGTAACTGGCTATGGAATGCATTCACCTACACCGCCATGGTGGACTATCCAACCCCAGCCAATTTCATGATGAATCTGCCTGCTTACCCTGTGAAGGAG ATGTGTAAGATCATTGATTCTTTTCCCGTGGGAGCAGACGTCATCGACAAAGCTTTCGCCGCGGCGAGCCTGTACTACAATTACTCAGGCGACCAGAAATGCTTTGAGATGGAGGGTGGCGATGACCCTCATGGCCTCGATGGCTGGGGTTGGCAG GCCTGCACAGAGATGGTCATGCCGATGATTGTGTCCAATGAGAGCATGTTCCCACCGTTCAGCTTCAGTTACGAGAACAATTCCGAGGGCTGCCTCGCGTACTACGGAGTTCGTCCGAGGATACACTGGATCACTACTGAATATGGTGGCCAT AAAATTGACAAGGTTCTCAAGAGGTTTGGGAGCAACATCATCTTCTCCAACGGGATGCGAGACCCGTGGAGTCGAGGCGG GGTACTCAAGAACATATCATCCAGCATCATTGCTCTTGTGACGGAGAATG GGGCCCATCATTTGGACTTCAGATCTGCAACCAAGGATGATCCAGAATGGGTTGTAGAACAAAGGAGACAGGAAGTTGAGATCATACATGGATGGATAGATCAGTATAACAAGGACATTGCACAGATGTAG